One genomic region from Drosophila subpulchrella strain 33 F10 #4 breed RU33 chromosome 2R, RU_Dsub_v1.1 Primary Assembly, whole genome shotgun sequence encodes:
- the LOC119549095 gene encoding dynamin-like 120 kDa protein, mitochondrial isoform X4: MLRIYQNTYRRTARKAVVYSTKVACCNHSTLCSITSHPRRSQDHGTGSSSYNGSRHEEFLLSGNPARGWQMPPPSRGYGMLVVRILRGALKLRYLVLGGAIGGGVSLSKKYEDWKDGLPDFKWLEDAMPQGERWSQFSRNLIEVGSLVKNAIDVAKDDLKAKTTVAALGITTDESRKKYEKLQSQVETLQTEIMNVQIKYQKELEKMEKENRELRQQYLILKSNKKTTAKKIKKSLIDMYSEVLDELSGYDTGYTMADHLPRVVVVGDQSSGKTSVLESIAKARIFPRGSGEMMTRAPVKVTLAEGPYHVAQFRDSDREYDLTKESDLQDLRRDVEFRMKASVRGGKTVSNEVIAMTVKGPGLQRMVLVDLPGIISTMTVDMASDTKDSIHQMTKHYMSNPNAIILCIQDGSVDAERSNVTDLVMQCDPLGRRTIFVLTKVDLAEELADPDRIRKILSGKLFPMKALGYYAVVTGRGRKDDSIDAIRQYEEDFFKNSKLFHRRGVIMPHQVTSRNLSLAVSDRFWKMVRETIEQQADAFKATRFNLETEWKNNFPRLRESGRDELFDKAKGEILDEVVTLSQISAKKWDDALNTKLWEKLSNYVFETIYLPAAQSDSFNTMVDIKLRQWAEQALPAKSVEAGWEALQLEFISLMERSKKTQDHDGIFDQLKAAVVDEAIRRHSWEDKAIDMLRVIQLNTLEDRFVHDKQEWDSAVKFLETSVNAKLLQTEETLAQMFGPGQMRRLTHWQYLTQDQQKRRSVKNELDKILKNDTKHLPTLTHDELTTVRKNLQRDNVDVDTDYIRQTWFPVYRKHFLQQALQRAKDCRKAYYLYTQQGAECEISCSDVVLFWRIQQVIKITGNALRQQVINREARRLDKEIKAVLDEFSDDEEKKGYLLTGKRVLLAEELIKVRQIQEKLEEFINSLNQEK; the protein is encoded by the exons ATGTTGCGCATCTATCAGAATACCTACCG GCGCACTGCGAGAAAAGCTGTTGTCTACTCCACCAAGGTCGCCTGCTGTAACCATTCCACGCTCTGCAGCATCACCAGCCACCCGCGCCGTTCGCAGGACCATGGGACGGGGAGTTCGAGCTACAATGGCAGCCGCCACGAGGAGTTCCTGCTCTCCGGCAACCCGGCGAGGGGCTGGCAGATGCCTCCTCCGTCGCGTGGCTACGGGATGCTGGTGGTGCGGATCCTGCGGGGAGCCCTGAAGCTGCGCTACCTCGTCCTGGGCGGCGCTATCGGCGGGGGCGTGTCCCTGAGCAAA AAATACGAGGACTGGAAGGATGGTCTGCCGGATTTCAAGTGGCTCGAGGATGCCATGCCTCAGGGCGAGCGATGGAGCCAGTTCTCCCGAAATCTCATCGAGGTCGGATCCCTGGTGAAGAACGCCATCGATGTGG CTAAGGATGACCTGAAGGCCAAGACGACGGTGGCCGCTCTGGGCATCACCACCGATGAGAGTCGCAAGAAGTATG AGAAACTGCAGAGCCAAGTGGAGACGCTGCAGACGGAGATCATGAATGTGCAGATCAAATACCAAAAGGAGTTGGAGAAGATGGAGAAGGAGAATCGTGAGCTGCGCCAGCAATATCTCATCCTCAAGTCGAACAAAAAGACCACGGCGAAGAAGATCAAGAAATCCCTGATCGACATGTACTCTGAGGTTCTAGACGAGCTGTCTGGCTACGATACGGGCTACACCATGGCCGATCATCTGCCTCGTGTTGTGGTGGTGGGAGATCAGAGCAGCGGCAAGACCTCCGTGCTGGAATCCATTGCCAAAGCTCGTATCTTTCCCCGCGGCAGTGGAGAGATGATGACACGAGCCCCAGTCAAGGTCACTCTGGCCGAGGGACCGTACCATGTGGCTCAGTTCCGCGACTCCGATCGGGAATACGATTTGACCAAGGAGTCAGATCTGCAAGATCTGCGCCGTGATGTGGAGTTCCGCATGAAGGCTTCTGTGCGAGGCGGCAAAACTGTGAGCAATGAAGTGATTGCCATGACGGTCAAGGGTCCCGGCCTTCAGCGCATGGTTCTAGTCGATCTACCAGGCATTATTTCG acaATGACTGTGGACATGGCCTCGGACACCAAAGATTCAATCCACCAGATGACCAAGCATTATATGAGCAACCCGAACGCCATTATTCTCTGCATTCAGGACGGATCCGTAGATGCCGAGCGCAGTAATGTTACCGACTTGGTCATGCAGTGTGATCCCTTGGGTCGACGCACTATTTTTGTACTTACCAAGGTGGATCTGGCCGAGGAACTCGCCGATCCAGATAGGATAAGGAAGATCCTTTCCGGCAAACTCTTCCCCATGAAGGCTCTGGGTTACTACGCTGTCGTGACGGGTCGTGGACGAAAGGATGATAGCATCGACGCCATAAGGCAGTACGAGGAGGACTTCTTCAAGAACTCCAAACTCTTCCA TCGTCGCGGGGTTATTATGCCCCATCAGGTGACCAGCCGGAATCTGAGTTTGGCGGTTTCGGATCGCTTCTGGAAGATGGTGCGGGAAACCATTGAGCAGCAGGCTGATGCATTTAAGGCGACCAGATTCAATCTGGAAACCGAATGGAAGAACAACTTCCCAAG GTTGCGCGAGTCTGGCCGAGACGAGCTGTTCGACAAGGCCAAGGGCGAGATACTGGACGAGGTGGTGACGCTCTCGCAAATCTCCGCTAAGAAGTGGGACGACGCTCTCAACACCAAGCTGTGGGAGAAGCTTTCTAACTATGTGTTTGAAACCATCTACCTGCCCGCCGCTCAGTCAG ATTCCTTCAACACGATGGTGGACATCAAGTTGCGCCAGTGGGCGGAGCAGGCACTGCCCGCCAAATCGGTGGAGGCTGGCTGGGAGGCGCTGCAGCTGGAGTTCATCTCGCTGATGGAGCGATCGAAGAAGACGCAGGATCACGACGGCATCTTCGACCAGCTGAAGGCCGCGGTGGTGGACGAGGCCATTCGCCGGCACAGCTGGGAGGACAAGGCCATCGACATGTTGCGCGTGATCCAGCTAAACACGCTGGAGGATCGCTTTGTGCACGACAAGCAGGAGTGGGATTCGGCGGTCAAGTTCCTGGAGACCTCGGTGAATGCCAAGCTCCTTCAGACGGAGGAGACGCTAGCACAAATGTTCGGCCCCGGCCAAATGCGACGCCTCACCCACTGGCAGTACCTGACGCAGGATCAACAGAAGAGGCGAAGCGTCAAGAACGAACTGGACAAAATACTCAAGAACGATACG AAACATTTGCCCACCCTGACTCATGATGAGCTTACGACGGTGCGCAAGAACCTTCAGCGTGATAACGTGGATGTGGACACAGACTACATAAGGCAAACGTGGTTCCCGGTCTACAGAAA ACACTTCCTGCAGCAGGCATTGCAGAGAGCAAAGGACTGCCGCAAGGCCTACTATCTTTACACACAGCAAGGGGCCGAGTGTGAG ATCTCCTGCAGCGATGTGGTGCTCTTCTGGCGCATCCAGCAGGTGATCAAGATAACAGGCAACGCGCTGCGGCAGCAGGTGATCAATCGGGAGGCGCGGCGCCTGGACAAGGAGATCAAAGCGGTGCTGGACGAGTTCAGCGACGACGAGGAGAAGAAGGGTTACCTGCTCACCGGCAAGCGCGTGCTGCTGGCCGAGGAACTAA TCAAAGTGCGACAGATCCAAGAGAAACTGGAGGAGTTCATCAATTCATTAAATCAGGAGAAGTAG